From Leptospira kirschneri serovar Cynopteri str. 3522 CT:
AGAACTTTTTTGGAAACGTTGCTTTGGAAGACGATACACTTTTTTTGATCGTGGAAGTGGAGTAAAATAGAAATGAGTGAAAAATTAATCAGTATAACTAAAGAGGGGCAAATCGCAATTCTTACGATCCAAAGACCTTCCGCTTTGAATGCCCTCAATCGAGAAGTATTAACTCAAATCGGTCAGGAAGTGGATGCGCTTGAAAAAGATAAAAACATAAGAGTTTTAATTGTGACCGGTGAAGGTAAGGCGTTTGTTGCCGGAGCCGATATTGCCGAAATGAAAGACTTAAACGTTTCTCAAGGAGAGGAATTTTCTAAATTAGGAAATTCTGTATTCCAAAAATTGCATCAATCTAGAATCGTTTCGATCGCTGCGATCAACGGTTTTTCTCTTGGCGGAGGTTTGGAACTGGCTCTTGCCTGTGATATACGAATCGGTTCTGAAAAAGCGAAGTTGGGTTTACCGGAAGTTTCTCTGGGATTGATTCCAGGTTTTGGAGGTACACAAAGACTGGCCAGATTGATCGGCTATGCGAGGGCGATCGAACTTATTGTAACCGGAGAAATGATTTCTGCGGAAGAGGGTTATAGAATTGGAATTCTTAATAAACTCGTAAAAGAGGGAGAAAATATATTAGATTTTTCTAAATCGATTGCAAACTCGATTCTTAAAAAAGGACCTCAGGCGATTGAAAGAGTCAAAAAGACGATCCAACAGGGTTTAGATGTTTCTTTAAAGGAAGGAATTTCTATGGAAGAAAAGGCGTTTGGAGACTGTTTTGACGGCGGTCAATCCAAAGAAGGTATGGGCGCGTTTCTGGAAAAAAGACCGGCTCAATTTTAAGTGAGAGTTCCCACATTTTTGGAGTTAAACTGTAAAATCTCGATTTGTGAGAGTTCCCACATTTTCGGAGTTATAAAAAATTATGACTCAAAGTTTTCTGGCCAGAAAATAAGGGCTATCTATGGTCCGAAGCGATTTAAAAATCTATAAAATTACACAAAAAAATGTAGTTTGTGGGAACTAATACAATTTGCAGAATGATAGAAACCGTTACGTTGATATTTTGAAATCATGGATCATTCTTTTTTTGAAAAAATTCATGATCAAAAAAGATTCGCTTTTACACCAAACACACTTTAATTCATAAAAATAAAAAAACTTTTGCAATCGGATAAAAATGAAAGTGATCTTCTCCATGCTCAAGATGGGAATCAAATTACCCAAATCTAAAATTCTATTGATATTTAGTATCGCCTTATATGTTTCATACAACGTATATTCAAAGGATGTAGAAAAGATAACGATCTATGTGGACGAACATCCCCTACTTGTAGAAGTAGTAAATACTCCCGCAGACCGAGCTAGGGGGTTGATGTATCGAAAATCCATGGGAGAAAACGAAGGTATGCTTTTTGTTTTTGCAAAACCGGAATATTTGAGTTTTTGGATGAAAAATACTCAGATCCCTCTTAGTATCGCGTATTTTAACAGTGATCGAAGGATCACCGACATACATGATATGAAACCGAATCAAACGAAAGAATTGTATCATTCTAGCGAAAAAGCGTTGTATGCTTTGGAAGTAAATCAGGGTTGGTTTACTAAAAGAAAAATTGGCAAATACGGAGTGTTGAAAATTCCGGATCGGGTGAGGGCGGTTCAATAATCAACTTATTTTTGTAAATTTATCATAAATTTTGAATATTAAAAAATATGAATTGATGAACCCTAGGAGATTTTCCTAGGGCATTCCATGTTTTTTGTTTAGAGAGATTCGGAAACTAATTTTGCTTCTAAGTCGTTTAATGTTTTTGTATCTACAACTTTAGTGGATTTTAGTTTGCCTTGTTCCGCCATTTTTAAAATCGTTTTTGATCCTACCGTTTCCGAAGATACTACGATCTCTTCCAATTTGCCGTCTTTTTCAGCAAAGAATTTTCCGGGTTCGGCGCGAAACACAATCAGATTTTGAGAGTTACCTTCTTTTTCGAACTGAATGTCCAACCTTTTTCCGAAATCGGAATAACTCAGTAAAAGTTTTTCTCCGTTTTCCTCGTAGGCCTTAACGTACTTTCCATTTTCATCATATTCATTATAACCCACTGGATTATTACCGGACCAGAATTCGATTAAGTTAAATAGTATTAAATCGAAGAAAAATCCGACGAAATAAAGAATGCTGAAAGGAAAATACATGACAAGAGTTTTAATGAATTTAGCCAATAAACCGCTGCCAATATTAAAACCATCGTTTACTTCATACACTTTTTTAACGATTGCAAACTTACCGAAACAGTTTCCAAAAGAAACGAAAAGAATCATCGGCATAAGAATCGCTACAATAGCCTTACGAAATTTGTTTTGTTGCATGAAAGGACAACTCCTTGATCGAATTTTTGAAAATTGAATCCTTTCCTTAAAATTATGCAAGGTTTTTCTTTTTTTAAAAAGGAAATTCGAATTAGCGCTTACGGATCATCGTGGCATATTTCCTTGACCTGAGTTGCGTTTGAAAAAAGATAGAGGGAACATCGGGAGCGAAGGATTTGCTTTTTCCTACTTTAGAATTTTTCGTATTTTTTATCTTCGTATTCCTGGTTTATTGGTATTTCATTCCGTATTTCTTCGGAAAAGATACAAGGTCTCTTACTCTCACACATTTTTTTTTACTCGTAGTCAGTTATTATTTTTATATGAGTTGGGATTGGAGATTCGGTGGTTTGATACTACTTTCCACAGTCATCGATTTTATACTCGCCGATAGAATCCATTCATCCCAAAATCAAAGAATCAGATGGATACTGATTACTATCAGTTTGGTTTTGAATCTTGTATTCATTTTAGGTTTTTTCAAATATTATAATTTTTTTGCGGACTCTATCAATTTATTTCTTGGAAGTTTCGGTGTGAAGAATGCGCTTCCGGTTTTGCACATCATCCTTCCAGTGGGAATTTCTTTTTATACGTTTCAGTCTTTGAG
This genomic window contains:
- a CDS encoding DUF192 domain-containing protein; the protein is MGIKLPKSKILLIFSIALYVSYNVYSKDVEKITIYVDEHPLLVEVVNTPADRARGLMYRKSMGENEGMLFVFAKPEYLSFWMKNTQIPLSIAYFNSDRRITDIHDMKPNQTKELYHSSEKALYALEVNQGWFTKRKIGKYGVLKIPDRVRAVQ
- a CDS encoding enoyl-CoA hydratase-related protein — encoded protein: MSEKLISITKEGQIAILTIQRPSALNALNREVLTQIGQEVDALEKDKNIRVLIVTGEGKAFVAGADIAEMKDLNVSQGEEFSKLGNSVFQKLHQSRIVSIAAINGFSLGGGLELALACDIRIGSEKAKLGLPEVSLGLIPGFGGTQRLARLIGYARAIELIVTGEMISAEEGYRIGILNKLVKEGENILDFSKSIANSILKKGPQAIERVKKTIQQGLDVSLKEGISMEEKAFGDCFDGGQSKEGMGAFLEKRPAQF
- a CDS encoding DUF3332 domain-containing protein, whose translation is MQQNKFRKAIVAILMPMILFVSFGNCFGKFAIVKKVYEVNDGFNIGSGLLAKFIKTLVMYFPFSILYFVGFFFDLILFNLIEFWSGNNPVGYNEYDENGKYVKAYEENGEKLLLSYSDFGKRLDIQFEKEGNSQNLIVFRAEPGKFFAEKDGKLEEIVVSSETVGSKTILKMAEQGKLKSTKVVDTKTLNDLEAKLVSESL